From one Vibrio neonatus genomic stretch:
- a CDS encoding vWA domain-containing protein codes for MSGFTFEWWWMFFALPLPYLAFRFLKEQPANALVVLPHLSQTATVQDKSTRLAKILAILAWVLLVTASARPVWYGDPIEIHPKHRDMMLVIDLSYSMSQEDMQQGNDYIDRLSAVKHVVSNFIDKRSGDRLGLVYFADHAYLQTPLTFDRETVKEQLNQTVLKLIGTQTAIGDGIGLATKTFVDSDAPQRVMILLSDGSNNAGVLDPIQAAEIAKKYKATIYTIGVGAGKMQVQDFFMTRTVNTAEDLDEKSLTKIAEMTGGQYFRARDAKDLEHIYDTINSLQPIQKATQSWRPRNEWFMWPALIGFLLVMVTVVIRRNDV; via the coding sequence ATGAGCGGTTTTACCTTTGAATGGTGGTGGATGTTCTTTGCATTACCTCTGCCTTATCTCGCATTTCGCTTTCTAAAAGAACAACCAGCAAACGCACTCGTTGTCTTACCACACCTGTCACAAACCGCGACGGTACAAGACAAAAGTACCCGACTGGCTAAAATTCTCGCTATTTTGGCATGGGTTTTATTAGTTACCGCTAGCGCGCGACCTGTTTGGTACGGTGACCCTATCGAAATACACCCTAAACATCGCGATATGATGCTGGTTATTGACCTCTCTTACTCTATGAGTCAAGAGGATATGCAGCAGGGTAATGACTACATTGATCGTTTATCGGCGGTTAAGCATGTGGTTTCAAACTTTATTGATAAGCGTTCAGGGGATCGCTTAGGATTGGTTTATTTTGCCGATCATGCTTATTTGCAAACACCATTAACCTTCGATAGAGAAACAGTAAAAGAGCAGCTAAATCAAACGGTTCTGAAGCTAATCGGCACTCAAACTGCGATTGGGGACGGGATTGGGCTTGCCACCAAAACCTTTGTCGATAGCGATGCGCCGCAACGTGTCATGATTTTACTCAGCGATGGCAGTAACAATGCTGGGGTATTAGACCCTATTCAAGCAGCTGAAATTGCCAAGAAATATAAAGCGACGATTTACACCATCGGCGTAGGTGCAGGCAAAATGCAAGTGCAAGATTTCTTTATGACTCGCACCGTAAATACCGCTGAAGACCTAGATGAAAAATCTTTAACCAAAATTGCAGAAATGACGGGCGGGCAATACTTTAGAGCCCGTGACGCAAAAGATTTGGAACATATCTACGACACAATCAATAGCTTACAACCTATCCAAAAAGCTACTCAATCTTGGCGCCCAAGAAACGAGTGGTTTATGTGGCCAGCACTCATTGGTTTCTTGCTGGTCATGGTCACTGTTGTGATAAGGAGAAATGATGTCTAA
- a CDS encoding DUF4381 domain-containing protein, translated as MTQTNQAHTLPLKSLHLPPEPSAWPLAWGYWGVLALVVIVLLAAFITHKKIRNRNRAKKAALLILNQPAHQLTISEAQELLRQAALSYFPREDIANLTGDEWLSFLDSQLSTPRFMAKNEQWQIGLYSSGVNEHHTNLALIEDCAYWLEHALPPKRKYRNWNES; from the coding sequence ATGACCCAAACCAACCAAGCACACACACTCCCTCTTAAATCACTTCACCTACCACCCGAGCCAAGCGCTTGGCCTTTGGCTTGGGGATATTGGGGGGTATTGGCGTTAGTTGTGATTGTGCTGCTGGCCGCTTTTATTACGCATAAGAAAATACGCAACCGTAATCGAGCTAAAAAGGCGGCTTTACTCATACTCAATCAACCCGCGCATCAACTCACTATCTCGGAAGCACAAGAGTTATTGCGCCAAGCAGCATTGAGTTACTTTCCACGAGAAGATATCGCTAATTTGACCGGCGATGAATGGCTGTCCTTCTTAGACTCGCAGTTATCAACGCCTCGCTTTATGGCTAAAAACGAACAATGGCAAATAGGACTTTATTCTTCTGGTGTGAATGAACACCACACTAACCTTGCGCTAATCGAGGACTGTGCTTATTGGCTTGAGCATGCCCTTCCTCCTAAAAGAAAATATCGGAATTGGAATGAATCATGA
- a CDS encoding DUF58 domain-containing protein → MFEGLKAHAFWGASAHRSHKTEQTLSSAHLPDSTNGVTVSIDELSFYQLHGKRWQPPAKSLWSQLNGQHSSSRKGRGMTFSEVRQYQAGDDVRQIDWRVTARTGKVHTKLFTEERERPVVLFLDLTPSMFTGTQLLLKSVQMCHLASLLAWIAIANKDRVGAFIRCGNHITEIRPSTSKVALLQLLNKLCEVHNQGLFGQLDNVKPEQNDSMQVIANRCKKGSELIILSDFSAFSEADIKLVTQISAHNRVRAIQIYDPIEMGDTHAKGVQKLQAKEHIVSVNLSSHKAKNAIKNAFEQQQQLLTEQLSQYGIALSQISSGTPVLQQLLHHSLK, encoded by the coding sequence ATGTTTGAAGGTTTAAAAGCGCATGCTTTTTGGGGCGCGAGTGCCCATCGTTCGCATAAAACAGAGCAGACGTTATCGTCTGCTCACCTGCCCGATAGCACCAATGGCGTAACCGTCAGTATTGATGAACTGAGTTTTTATCAACTGCATGGAAAACGCTGGCAACCACCAGCCAAAAGCCTATGGTCACAACTCAACGGGCAACATTCTAGCTCACGCAAAGGACGCGGAATGACGTTTTCGGAAGTGCGTCAGTACCAAGCAGGCGACGATGTGCGCCAAATAGATTGGCGCGTAACCGCACGCACAGGAAAAGTGCACACCAAACTGTTCACCGAAGAGCGTGAACGTCCCGTAGTTTTATTTCTAGATTTAACCCCGAGCATGTTCACAGGCACACAACTACTGCTTAAATCAGTACAAATGTGTCACCTTGCCAGCTTATTAGCATGGATAGCCATCGCCAACAAAGATCGCGTCGGCGCTTTCATCCGCTGCGGCAACCACATCACAGAAATAAGGCCATCCACCTCTAAAGTCGCCCTACTGCAACTGCTCAATAAACTGTGTGAAGTGCATAACCAAGGACTATTTGGTCAGCTTGATAACGTCAAGCCTGAACAAAACGATTCTATGCAAGTTATCGCCAATCGCTGCAAAAAAGGCAGTGAATTAATCATTTTAAGCGATTTTTCTGCCTTCTCTGAAGCTGACATTAAACTGGTCACCCAGATATCAGCCCACAACAGAGTAAGAGCAATCCAAATATACGACCCAATAGAAATGGGGGACACCCATGCTAAAGGCGTACAAAAACTGCAAGCAAAAGAGCATATCGTTTCTGTTAACTTATCCAGTCATAAAGCCAAAAATGCCATTAAAAATGCGTTTGAACAGCAGCAACAATTATTGACTGAGCAATTAAGTCAGTACGGTATCGCACTTTCTCAGATTTCAAGCGGTACACCGGTTTTACAACAACTTTTACATCATTCACTTAAGTAA
- a CDS encoding AAA family ATPase: MPAQSFQQLQRYLETQVIGQDNLVKQLLVALLADGHILVEGPPGLAKTRAVKSLADCIEGSFHRVQFTPDLLPSDLTGTDVYRPETGEFQFKPGPIFHSLVLADEVNRAPAKVQAAMLEAMAEKQISVGQTTYPLPELFLVMATQNPIEQEGTYPLPEAQLDRFLLHLEVDYPNAQSELDILRLNRGEALGEVSTFTHKLSQQDIFEARRQVLSIHMAETIEKYIIRLIMATREPSAYSEQLSNWIEMGVSPRATIALDRAARANAWLSGRDFVSPEDIHAVIYPVLRHRLLLTYQAQAEGINGNKVIEELLRTVASA, encoded by the coding sequence ATGCCAGCGCAGTCTTTCCAGCAACTACAACGCTACTTAGAAACCCAAGTTATTGGTCAGGACAATCTTGTTAAACAACTGCTTGTCGCACTTCTCGCCGATGGTCACATTTTGGTAGAAGGACCTCCTGGATTGGCAAAAACTCGCGCCGTAAAATCATTGGCTGACTGTATTGAAGGGAGTTTTCATCGAGTTCAATTTACCCCAGATTTACTACCATCAGATTTAACAGGTACCGATGTTTACCGTCCAGAGACAGGGGAATTTCAGTTCAAGCCCGGCCCTATTTTTCATTCATTAGTCCTAGCGGATGAAGTGAACCGTGCTCCAGCTAAAGTACAAGCGGCCATGCTTGAAGCTATGGCTGAAAAACAAATCAGTGTCGGACAAACCACATATCCACTGCCTGAACTGTTTTTAGTGATGGCAACGCAAAACCCAATCGAGCAAGAAGGTACCTATCCGTTACCTGAGGCACAATTAGACCGTTTTTTACTGCACCTAGAAGTGGATTATCCAAATGCGCAAAGCGAGTTGGATATTTTGCGCTTAAACCGCGGCGAAGCTTTGGGTGAAGTGAGTACCTTTACCCACAAATTGTCACAGCAAGATATTTTTGAAGCGCGTCGTCAGGTACTGTCTATTCACATGGCAGAAACCATCGAGAAATACATCATACGTTTGATTATGGCGACCCGTGAGCCAAGCGCTTATAGCGAACAGCTCAGCAACTGGATAGAAATGGGCGTAAGCCCGCGCGCCACCATTGCACTCGACCGTGCGGCTCGTGCCAATGCATGGCTTTCAGGGCGCGACTTTGTTAGCCCAGAAGACATCCATGCCGTCATCTACCCAGTGCTTCGTCATCGCTTATTGTTGACTTATCAAGCTCAAGCAGAAGGCATCAACGGCAATAAAGTCATCGAAGAGCTTCTGCGCACTGTAGCATCAGCATAA
- a CDS encoding heme-binding beta-barrel domain-containing protein — protein MKLKSIIALALLAPCSALADHDNTVINGLDFGPLAQFVGTWKSVESGGVDISPAQEGTTQGKGAPAITPFYEVMTFEVAADAKNASEQYLVALYYKQEVFRKLDDTKFHDQRGYLIYDKDNQMVYNSYCVPRTTCVTAEGPAGNEMTLKVAARGIAESNYMTANASTTDFTMNIKIDGDTLTYSQTTALDIYGNAFAHTDSSVLERVKK, from the coding sequence ATGAAACTTAAGTCTATAATTGCACTCGCTTTATTAGCCCCTTGTAGCGCCCTTGCTGATCACGATAACACCGTTATTAATGGCCTAGATTTTGGACCATTAGCTCAGTTTGTCGGTACTTGGAAATCAGTGGAAAGTGGTGGTGTTGATATTTCCCCTGCACAAGAAGGAACAACTCAAGGTAAGGGGGCTCCTGCAATTACCCCTTTCTATGAAGTAATGACTTTTGAAGTCGCGGCTGATGCAAAAAATGCTAGTGAGCAATATCTAGTAGCACTTTACTACAAGCAAGAAGTTTTCCGTAAATTAGATGATACAAAATTCCACGACCAGCGTGGATACCTAATTTACGATAAAGACAACCAGATGGTTTACAACTCTTACTGTGTGCCTAGAACCACTTGTGTAACAGCTGAAGGCCCTGCGGGCAACGAGATGACTCTAAAAGTAGCCGCTCGTGGTATTGCTGAGTCTAACTACATGACGGCAAATGCATCAACGACTGATTTTACGATGAATATTAAAATCGACGGCGATACTTTAACTTACTCGCAAACAACTGCACTCGATATTTACGGCAACGCTTTTGCACATACCGATTCTTCTGTCCTAGAACGAGTAAAAAAATAA
- a CDS encoding c-type cytochrome encodes MSNFWNLWAVICTIVFLLLMVSIIVKYWRKNHDADANKALGTFDGIDENDAPPPKLLFISYFVAFCLSVGFLVLYPGLGNWEGLMGWKQSDDKLSSPTTTLDQQFASVSDTSLASLAQNSDITDSGRILFQTHCAACHRDNAQGQKHFPNLIDNDWLYGGSDEAILHSIEKGRNGAMAGYNEILNEDEISKLSYFLASLNQRHTDVPPVKVELGKQLFKQYCSACHGDGSEGNFDIGVPVLSDDIWLHGGSIEEIQHTIKFGLNNVMPAFNKQLTRNEILAIGAMLTKSRIDADAHIASLDSEAIKRGEYLAHAGDCVACHSAEGGEPFAGGLPFVTPFGTVYSTNITPHASEGIGEYSYEDFKAALVDGKGRHGYLYPAMPYTSYQYVKEQDMQDMWEYLQSITAVARRNDDNSMMFPSNIRLGLLSWNIVFMDTAPLKYEVPAEIKGSVDDVEKWQQGKYWVAGLGHCSECHSPRNLAQAIISDRIFQGNIIDGWNAPDITANELYIDGWDTQVLTDFLHTGHSDKGTAFAGMADVVKNSLSLMTRDDVEAMAYYLIKGDTNNFVSADAKPLQPKGFDESAYNSDIYPIYQQTCGACHGADGKGRDPIAPALLNNGIIMHSDPFNTIAVTVRGLEPTYLVEDKNFMPMVSFEDVLSDQKLAELITFVRYHLGARDIVVSEEDVKEVRETLEKAGYAGGVHTTPDMYDQRDRNINIK; translated from the coding sequence ATGAGTAATTTCTGGAATCTATGGGCTGTTATCTGCACGATTGTTTTTTTGCTATTAATGGTCAGTATCATCGTCAAATATTGGCGAAAAAACCATGACGCTGATGCCAATAAGGCACTCGGTACCTTTGATGGTATCGATGAAAATGACGCCCCTCCGCCTAAACTTTTGTTTATTAGTTACTTTGTGGCTTTTTGTTTATCAGTCGGGTTTTTAGTGCTTTATCCCGGTCTTGGTAACTGGGAAGGGCTAATGGGTTGGAAGCAAAGCGATGACAAATTAAGCTCACCAACCACTACCCTTGATCAACAGTTTGCCTCAGTAAGCGATACTTCACTGGCTAGCCTGGCGCAAAACAGTGACATTACAGACTCAGGGCGAATACTGTTTCAAACCCATTGTGCCGCGTGTCATAGAGACAACGCTCAAGGTCAGAAGCACTTCCCTAACCTAATCGACAATGATTGGCTCTATGGTGGTAGCGATGAAGCTATTCTTCACTCCATCGAAAAAGGCCGTAATGGCGCGATGGCAGGCTACAACGAAATACTCAATGAAGATGAAATATCAAAGCTTTCTTACTTCTTAGCGTCGTTGAATCAACGTCATACCGATGTTCCGCCCGTAAAAGTAGAACTTGGGAAACAGCTGTTTAAACAATATTGTTCGGCTTGTCATGGCGATGGCTCTGAAGGCAACTTTGATATTGGTGTACCAGTGCTCTCTGATGATATCTGGCTACACGGTGGTAGCATTGAAGAGATCCAGCATACGATTAAGTTTGGTCTGAACAACGTGATGCCGGCCTTTAATAAGCAACTGACTCGCAACGAGATTTTAGCCATTGGCGCCATGCTAACTAAATCTCGAATCGATGCGGATGCGCATATTGCTAGCCTAGATAGTGAGGCAATTAAGCGTGGTGAATACTTGGCTCATGCCGGAGATTGTGTGGCTTGTCACAGCGCCGAAGGTGGTGAACCTTTTGCAGGCGGACTGCCGTTTGTAACGCCATTTGGCACCGTTTATTCGACCAATATTACCCCTCATGCAAGTGAAGGTATTGGTGAATACAGCTATGAAGACTTTAAAGCAGCATTGGTTGACGGTAAAGGTCGTCATGGCTATTTATATCCAGCAATGCCTTACACCTCATATCAATACGTCAAAGAACAAGACATGCAAGATATGTGGGAATACCTGCAGTCGATCACTGCGGTAGCAAGACGCAATGACGACAACAGCATGATGTTCCCATCCAACATTCGACTTGGATTATTGAGTTGGAATATTGTCTTTATGGATACCGCACCACTTAAATATGAAGTGCCGGCAGAAATCAAAGGCAGCGTTGATGATGTTGAAAAATGGCAACAAGGCAAATATTGGGTGGCAGGTTTAGGGCACTGCTCTGAATGTCATTCACCTCGAAACCTTGCACAAGCTATCATCAGCGATCGTATCTTCCAAGGTAATATCATTGATGGTTGGAATGCACCGGATATCACTGCCAATGAGCTGTATATCGATGGCTGGGATACGCAAGTACTTACTGACTTCTTACACACTGGACACTCCGATAAAGGAACCGCTTTTGCCGGTATGGCCGATGTGGTGAAAAACAGTTTGAGCTTGATGACCCGAGATGATGTTGAAGCGATGGCGTATTACCTCATTAAAGGTGACACCAATAACTTTGTTAGCGCGGATGCAAAACCTCTACAACCGAAAGGCTTTGATGAAAGCGCCTACAATTCAGACATCTACCCTATCTATCAGCAAACCTGTGGAGCCTGTCATGGCGCTGATGGTAAAGGACGCGATCCAATTGCACCGGCACTGCTTAATAACGGCATTATCATGCACAGCGACCCATTTAACACCATAGCGGTCACCGTGCGCGGACTAGAGCCGACCTATTTGGTAGAAGATAAAAACTTTATGCCAATGGTGAGTTTTGAAGATGTACTCTCTGATCAAAAACTGGCTGAACTGATCACCTTTGTTCGCTACCACTTAGGGGCAAGAGACATTGTCGTTTCAGAAGAAGATGTCAAAGAGGTACGGGAAACTCTTGAAAAAGCAGGTTATGCAGGCGGCGTGCACACCACTCCAGATATGTACGACCAGCGAGATCGCAACATTAATATCAAATAG
- a CDS encoding cbb3-type cytochrome c oxidase subunit II — MMSKDFTQSVFILIIATIVVASFSILVLIVPNIVRGPELAANSQAKPLTAIQVAGRDIYISEGCHVCHTQMVRPIEPEVKRNGRANQEPDDIYEFPNLWGSKRTGPDLTNLGRKYSDQWHVLHLVNPRDVIPTSIMPSYPWLFEQKLSGDDITDKMRTLRTLGVPYSDNEIADARLQVRGKTKGEALIHYLQSLGVDTAEEIQ, encoded by the coding sequence ATAATGAGTAAGGATTTCACACAGTCAGTTTTTATTCTGATCATTGCCACCATAGTGGTAGCCTCGTTTTCTATCTTGGTTCTGATTGTGCCAAACATAGTCAGAGGCCCAGAGTTGGCGGCAAATAGCCAAGCCAAACCTCTGACCGCAATTCAAGTAGCGGGACGTGATATCTACATCAGCGAAGGGTGTCACGTTTGTCACACGCAGATGGTGCGCCCTATAGAGCCTGAGGTAAAACGTAATGGCCGCGCCAACCAAGAACCGGATGACATCTATGAGTTTCCAAACCTTTGGGGCTCAAAACGTACTGGCCCTGACTTAACTAACCTAGGTCGAAAATATTCTGACCAATGGCATGTTTTGCATTTAGTGAATCCAAGAGACGTTATCCCAACCTCAATTATGCCGTCCTATCCGTGGCTGTTTGAGCAAAAGCTTTCCGGTGATGATATTACCGACAAAATGCGCACGCTGCGCACCCTTGGGGTGCCGTATAGCGACAACGAAATTGCCGATGCTCGTCTGCAAGTTCGCGGTAAAACCAAAGGCGAAGCGCTTATTCATTATCTACAAAGTTTAGGGGTTGATACAGCAGAGGAGATCCAATAA